The Montipora capricornis isolate CH-2021 chromosome 6, ASM3666992v2, whole genome shotgun sequence genome has a window encoding:
- the LOC138054126 gene encoding melanocortin receptor 5-like yields MASLTVSNFTNVTMKSEAEDVFSVVIISLAIIINVIACPFTIGLNVLVIMAIKRRPTLQSNSNIMLACLAVTDVLTGLTSQPAFILWKTLFLLGSDIADVFSKMTAISNVVLSYSSALHLMMVVGEKLIAIKYPFWYPYIVTTRNIKMGVFFCWAYSTSFGIPLRLINGRSALFYISVSHILFACVAFVSCSYLILYFETRRHQKMIKAQQLPQEQVEKVLKENKALKTTVLVVGSIGLCLLPALVYLVLLAARFVQTRIDSMTAITRTFLMINALLNPLIYCWRQEEIRKFVFRISFRAVHPNRVISL; encoded by the coding sequence ATGGCAAGCCTCACTGTTTCCAACTTTACAAACGTTACAATGAAAAGCGAAGCAGAAGATGTCTTCAGCGTTGTTATTATTTCCTTAGCCATCATCATTAACGTTATCGCCTGTCCATTCACAATTGGATTGAACGTGTTGGTGATAATGGCGATAAAAAGAAGACCGACACTTCAGAGCAACTCCAACATCATGTTGGCGTGTTTAGCCGTCACTGATGTGTTAACAGGTCTTACCTCGCAGCCTGCGTTTATACTTTGGAAGACACTATTCCTCCTTGGAAGCGACATCGCTGATGTCTTCTCTAAGATGACGGCGATTAGCAATGTCGTGCTGTCTTATTCCTCGGCTCTTCATCTCATGATGGTTGTTGGCGAGAAACTGATAGCAATCAAATATCCGTTTTGGTACCCCTACATTGTGACAACACGAAACATTAAGATGGGTGTCTTTTTTTGCTGGGCATATAGCACTTCTTTTGGGATACCTCTTCGCCTAATCAACGGAAGGAGCGCTCTGTTTTATATTTCTGTCTCTCATATTCTTTTCGCGTGTGTTGCTTTCGTGTCTTGTTCTTACCTAATCCTTTACTTTGAAACCCGTCGGCACCAAAAGATGATCAAGGCTCAACAGCTACCAcaagaacaagtagagaaagtcCTTAAGGAAAATAAAGCATTGAAGACAACAGTATTAGTGGTCGGTTCTATTGGACTATGTTTGTTACCAGCGCTTGTCTACCTTGTTCTGTTAGCTGCTCGGTTTGTACAAACGAGAATAGATTCAATGACTGCAATTACACGCACTTTCTTGATGATAAACGCTCTTCTTAATCCATTGATTTATTGCTGGCGACAAGAAGAAATAAGAAAGTTTGTGTTTAGGATTTCATTCCGAGCGGTGCATCCTAATAGAGTAATTAGCCTTTAG